In Anopheles bellator chromosome 2, idAnoBellAS_SP24_06.2, whole genome shotgun sequence, the genomic stretch CAACACAGTGGTACAATGGTAACGTTTTATTTGCAGCTTCCGGGCGAAGGCCATCTGGCAAATATGTTCGTCATATCGCTGAACCACGCACAACCATGCTCATGGATCACAGCAAATCCTGGTAACAAAACATGGATCGGCTGCCTACCGAGAGGTTACTGTAGTAAAGGGGTTTATGGAAACCTCCGTAAAACTAACACGTCACTTGGTTCACGGAAACAGATTTAAGCCTCGaatttttgaagcaaacatGGCAATGTATTGTACAATTTGTGCCAAATATTCAGGCTGAATTTCGTTTGGtattttatttggtttaaTATCGATCGCCGCGTCCCACTTCTTAATCAGCTCCGCAATCATTCAATTGAACGCCATTGAGAGATAATTTTAAGTACGCTCATTACTATCAGCACTCATCATTTACCTCTTGGGTGTTTTTTAACCTGAACAATTATACTcaatttattgttcaaattgACTGGACGTTGTGCGTTACTGGCATTCCgtttaaaaatgtatgaaagAAACGCCTCTCACAGAACCTGCAGATGATCGAAAGTTACAAACTGCCATCGTTTCATTCTGTGACCTGATGCAAAATCCATCAAATCGAGCTAATAGAAAACccattttcaacaaaatttccattttgctTCCCAGCTCACCGGGACAGAGAAGGAGAGTGAACTTTTTCGGGATGACCTATTTTCAATTCACTTCTTTCAACAGCCCGCAAGCGATGCTATCTGTGGGCCAAACTTCGAAAAGTCACAGTTAAAGTGCCACCGCACGGCGTTTGTCCAAGAATTGTGGAGCTTCGGGGCCGCGTTCAACAAAGGCGcaaatgatttatgtttttcggGCTTTGACAAACCCACGGGAAGTGCTGCTTAAAATGCATTCGATTTTCTCCGCTTATCGGGAGGGTCCTCTTCAATAGAAATGGAAGTTAGTTTGGGTGACTGTTCAGTTAGTTTGACTTACTACCACATTGTTTTAGTGGAACTTTTAACACACTGATGTCTGAACCAGGGTTTTTGGATATCGTTGAAATGCACTCAACCTAATAAACTGAATGATGAATAAATAGTACTTAATATATCCGTCATCAGTTGGAATAACTAAGATGCGCGCTGTAAACATCATTCAAaataaatggttttatttgctCTGTGCTCGGTCCTTATTCCATACTTTATGTTTAACCATTTCCAGCAAGTTAACAGTGGTTGTACTCCCCTCCGTGGAAAGCCACTTATTGTCTGGCCAAGaggttttaaaatgtttgtaatTTGCTAGCGATGGTAGAACAAATGAAGCCAcagaaattgtgaaaattgtgttcaAAATCCCATACATTTGTTATGCGACAAATTGCACTCATAaagtaaaatgttttgctacTCGGGATTaacttaaataaataaacccaCGAGCCAAAACGAAAGGCTTACGACATCCGGTTCTCATGAATCACGTGTAACTCACGCTATCTTCAGATAACTCACCGTGAGTTACTTTTCGCGGGAAAGTGCTCTGAGTGACTGCGGAAAATGAGCACCTAGAGCGCTGTGAATGAGTGCAGGGTTCTGTGTTTTGCTATTCTGCCctatttttccaacaatccTTGGTAGAAATAGTTTACTACAGAAACTCTCTAACGTTATGATTAAGTTAGTCTGTTAGAAAGTATCGCTGAAAACCTTAATATCAATTTCGTAATAATTTTTAGACGAGGTTGTTCTAGTCACTAACAGTGCTAGTGTTGGGTTGTGAGTctatttttaaactcatcaATTAACGCGCTAAACTAGGAGTGGTGTGCACGCAAAGTTTTCAACGATAAGGCATCATAAATCCAAGACAATATCCATAATTCTTCTCGCCCTATCCGCGCGGAGCACccgagcaacataaaacatccaAAGTTCAAAGTAACTCATCGCATTCAACGTTCTGCAGCATGTAGGTGAAAACTACAACACATACAGGAAGATTGTGGGAGAAAAAACGTTTTCGCACATTTTCACATTGCCAATCCTTGAAAACCAAGCAACTCATAGCAGGAAACGCCTTTATCAGGGGTCAAAAAAAGGTTGCATATTCTTAATTTCAAAACCATTACCAAAGTGCTATTAAAAAAAGGTCAAAAGACGAATGAAAAGCacattaaatcataaaattaaatctaaGGTCCGCCATTCATCGAACGCTTTCCCATCAAACCTGCCCATAGAGGACCATCGAATGCACCTTAGAAATGACGGccctttattttctttcgacaGCAAAGTGTGCCTGAAACGGTTATTGCCTCACCAAGCGCTAATCAGCCCATTCGTCCGGCATTTTCTGCTCAACCCAATGGTAATCTTCCAGCAGAATGTGTGCGCAAAGTGCTGGCGAATGCCATTGCCTGCCGGCTAAAGTTTTGACGTCCGAAAGAGCGAACCTGGCAAAAGCGTAAGAAAATCCCCTCGAGCAGTACCACTCCACCTACCGCTGCTGCCACGCCACTTGTCAAACAATCTTTTCGGTCTTGATaaccaaaaaataataaaacccacCGGAAACACCGCCACGGTGTAACGTTGTGGCTACGCTTCAGCATACGTGGAAGGGTTTTCGGAACGTTTTCATTTGACGGGCTGCAAAATTTCCACGCACGGTTTTCATGGAAAATGCAACttgtgtttgcctttttccacGCAGAGTGAACTTTAGTTTTGAGAAATGCATTTGTTAGCATTCATGGCAGGAGTTTTATGAGTAAAGTAGGGCGAAAGATCATAACTCACTAAACTGTATGAATTAATTAACGAAAATGCGCAATTAAATTTTGCGCTTTCGAACAAATGATGCAATATATTGGCTCGTGCAGTATAACGTTAACGCAAACGTAACAGTATTCACATATGCGGAACAATATTGTTACGTTAGATAGAATGCAAACACTATCAAAAAATCCAACGTAAAACACcgtaaaattgatttttttatagCAGCCGAATATTCTCGTGTCATTTTTAACTAATTGATGGTAAACCTGTACATGACGTAAGCATTTCATTTACAACGTTCAATAGACCCAGCAGAAGGACAGGGTGTTGTTTGCAGAGAATTATTGCCCTCTCGTTAGAAAATTGCCGGCCCCCAGCATCTATCCTTTGCCGTCCGATTTCAGCATGTTGAACGCATCGTAAAttgcaacaaaaacgaaccccGATTTGGAGCACGGACAGGACGAACATAAGCCATGCGTCGAAAGTCTCACAAAAACATCGAACCCGGTCAGGCAGCTGGTTCCGCAAGCTTTGGTCAAATTACGTACGGCATCGTTTATGCTGCCCTTTCGGTGCAAATGATAGAGTACGCAAAGGGACGATGCTACGATACATGGTTTTAGTGGCGTAATGATGTCGAACGAGGATCAAGCAGAGACAACAACAGGACTCAGAAGGTGACAAAAGTAGTTCCCCATACACGGGTAACGAGAACTGTTGGGGCCGTAAGTCTGACTTCCGTGCTCGGTGCACGACGCTCGGAAGGATGAAGGTTGCTATTTGTCGAACGGTTGAACCAAAATCCCTTTTTAAACAAGCTTTAGGACCTTGTAAAGTTAGCCTCCACCGGCTAATGATTACCAGCATGGAACCCGGAACCAGTACCCAGTGTGCAACTAGACAATGCCACTACAAACTTCGACCTAATCCGAGCATCCTATTTTCCGTAGCTCATAGTTCCAAATATGGTCCATGAGCTCGCCTCTGTATACTGTTGTGTGCCACTTATATATAAATTATAATTCCCAATTTTGGACCTCCTAGCTCTGTTGACGCAAATAAAGTCAAAGTGTTACTCGCTGGCCACCTGTTTCGAATATTTCGGAGCGATTAACATGTTGCCTTGCGTCAGTGTGTGCCTGAAACGTCGATTAGATCTGCCATTGGATGAAGTCATCTATTGAATCATACGAAAATCGGTTGAGTATTTAACGATGGTAGCATCTATTACCAAAACGTATACCGTACTATCTTTATGCTATTTAATGAAAGGCAGATATTATATCATTACAGCCAGACACTATGAAGGAAACGCTTatcttttttccattcatttggTTTCTCACATAATCTTACATaatccaccaccagcatgtGCGTATTTACCATGATATCTGAGTCAGATGAGCGTTAATGTGACTTCGCATGGTTGCCGACACGTGCCAGGTTGATAAATGAATCAGTTAATTCGTTGTTACGGTTCAACAGTCGCGCAGCTAGGGGTCAATGTCTTTTATTTGTCGGGGAATCACAGTGACAGGCAAATAAATGCCGCTAAACTTTAGCATACCTTTAAAGAAACAACAGAAACGAGGCATTCCAGCAATCATCTGTTAACGGATGAATAATTATGAGACAATTCTTAATCCTTTAATTCTCCATCTCCAATGTTAATGACACGACAACATAAACCCATCATGTATCACAACGCAAATCTTGCTGTTCATTAAatcaattgaatttttttgtttccaaaataACGGTTCTTTGAAACATGTCTCATTAAATTACATCACAATCGAACAGTTCTTGAAAACTTTAATCCAAAATTTTTTAACGTATTCTTTTAGCACGGCTTGAGAAATAGTATTGTAGTTTAAACTTATACCTAGTGCCAATGTTTGAATCCCGGCACTGAGAGTCAACCCTGTTCAACGCATTTGTATCCTTGCACCGGTAACTATGGAAACGATCGAAGGCAACAAACTATCAACAACATTTATCAGACTCGATCGAATGTCGTTTGCGCACAGTGAACATGGTGAGTTTTGGTGTTCGTTATTTTAGtgcatttttataaaaaacaCCTTTGTTTTAGATACTCTCACGTACCAAATCTGAATCGGCCAAGGGAAACCGAAGCTCCGCGGGGTCAGGAAATTCCCGAGCCGTAACTATCCCATCGTTCGAGGAGTTTCTCCTGAAGCGTGACTACGTGGGCGCCAAGACTGTCCTTCAGGTGCGTTTGTGATGGAATCGGGCCCCTTAAAAAAGTGCAAATAATAACCCCGCTTTTACAGCGCTCGAAAGATTATGACGAAGTACCCGAACACCTGAAACAACTATGGACAGGATTCTGTGATTTTCACATCGGCGAGTACAAGAGGGCAAAAATTTTGTACGAAAAAATCTACGCAGCCGACGGCACGCTGAAAGATGTGGCACTCAACATTTGTGTCTGCATGTTCTACCTGGGCATGTACGACGAGGCCCAAAAGCTGGTCGAGGAGCTGCCCCAAAGCCCCTTGAAAATCCGTTTGCTGTTCCATCTGGCGCACAAGCTGAGTGATGAAGATCATCTAATGGAACTGCACGGATCGCTGCGTGATGTGGTCGAGGACCAGCTCAGTCTGGCCGGGATGCATTACCTCCGATCGCATTACCAGGAGGCTATCGATATCTACAAGCGCGTTTTGCTCGACAACAAGGATCTCCTGGCGCTGAACGTTTACGTTGCCATCTGCTACTATAAGCTGGACTACTACGATATCTCGCAGGAGGTGCTCGAGCTGTACTTGAACCAATACCCCGACAGCACGATTGCCATCAATCTGAAGGCGTGCAATCGGTTCCGGCTGTTCAATGGGCGAGCCGCTGAGCAGGAAATCAAACACCTGGTCGAGAGTGGCACGTTCGGTGCGGACCTGATCAAACACAATCTGGTAGTGTTTCGCAACGGAGAGGGTGCCCTTCAGGTGTTGCCCCATCTCATCGACATAGTGCCCGAGGCACGGCTGAACCTTGCCATCCACCATCTGCGGCGCGGAGAGATCCAAGAGGCGTATCAGCTGATGAAAGAAGTCCAACCAACGGTACCGCAGGAGTACATCCTGAAAGGGGTGGTGCACGCCGCGCTCGGACAGGAAACCGGCTCGAAGGAGCATCTGAAAAACGCCCAACAGTGTTTGCATCTCGTCGGAGGTTCGGCTTCCGAGTGTGACACCATCCCCGGACGGCAGAGTATGGCGTCGGCCTTTTTCCTCTATGGCCAGTTCGAAGAGGTACTGGTGTACCTCAACTCGATCCGTAGCTACTTCGTGAACGATGACATCTTCAACTACAACTACGCGCAGGCTAAAGCGGCCACCGGGTACTACAAAGAGGCCGAAGAGCTGCTGCTACAAATTCACGACATCTCCATTAAAGCGGACAGCACGTTCGGCATGGTGCTCGCCAAGTGTCACATTCACGCCGGGCACGCCGACCAGGCGTGGAACATTTTTCTCACGAAGGACTCCACACCGGACGCGTTCGCCTTGCTGCAGTTAATTGCCAACGACAGCTACCGTGTCGGGGAGTTTTGGGTTGCCGCGAAAGCGTTCGATACACTGGAGAAGCTCGACCCGAACCCGGAGTACTGGGAAGGCAAACGAGGGGCCTGCGCCGGTGCCGTTCAGGCCATTCTGGCCAAACGAGGCAGCGGGGCTCCCCCGGGTGGGGTATCGGAAATTATTTCGCTGTTGCGCGACTCTACCAATGCTCAAGCGGAAGGTATGTTAAGAGTTGTTCGCCGTTTTGCTAGTAGCATCAAGTGAAGGATGTTCGACGACTCAATGGTAAGTTGGTTAAATTTACTGCGAACGAATTATTCATTGACTTACGAAGCAACAATGTAGAATTTACTACGACTTATAATCAAACTAAACATTACTAAACTCAATTCAATAAAAGAAACTTTCGTTTCAAACTATAACGCACAGAATGATGTTGGATTCATGGTTCAAAATGGTTTATGCTTCGTGGTACATTTTTGCAGAACAATTGTGTGAAGCATCATTCACTCTTTCTCTTAAGGCGAAACCACATTAAACCACAACCAATCGAAAGTCATTAATTCGGATGGGTTGCGGTAGAATGCATCATCTGAATGACCCTCGAAACAACGGAAGAGTTAAGAACATAATTATTGGTTGGTAGCAACGGCACGCACATTGAACCACTAAGAACCACTGGGAACGGTCACTTGCCTGTTGTTGAACACCCTCGTAAACTCACCGAAACCGGACAGATTATacagaattaatttaaacttttatCCAATTACCTTATCGTGTGCGATAAGCCGTTGATTTATGGGGCAACCTGCGGCTGATGAATAATGCGCGGTTTTCTTTTAAGCAGACGCCATGCAAATCTTTGGAGATATCTACGGTGTCTTTTCAAGGTTAGGAGTTATGGTATGATAACACTCATGAGACTGTAATTCTGTTAAGCTACATTAGCAACTCAAACGCACCAATTTAATGCGAAGTTTTAACAATTTCGGCTTCGAAGAACTTCGAAAGAAAGAGCTTTCGTTGCACttttgtgttggtgtggtgCTGTGCCGGCAGAAAATGGATTTTACATACCATCGCAGCATAACCAACCGACAAAAACCATCTGGCACCCGACGATGAATGTGCTGAACTTTTTCCCAGTTTATGCCACTTCGTTGCGGTATCCAAACAGTCTGTGGGAGCTGAAAGGTATGCTTTTCCAGAAGAAAACCTGACATTTGGTGTTTTAGGAAGGGAACATGTAGAAAGCATATTTTACAACAATAttgaaatcaataaatattgcaTACAGTTAAATTTATGTTGGTGACCCCATATAGTAGGCATATGAATTGGGAAGCCAGATTCGAAACCGAAATGTTTTGTTCGGTAGTAACAATGAAAGCCTTTCCTGATGTTTACAGATGTTTAAGCAAGCTGTAGTAAAGCTCACTAtagccgaaaagaaaacgcaaaTGCCCTTTATTATTTCTTCATTACGTCTAGACCGTAGTCGTTATCATTCATTAACCGATAACCAGTATTTACGATCAAATAAGGGCTCAAAGCCTTTCGGTAATAATCGATACAAATGAGAATCGTGCTTTAAGTAACCGCCTACCGCCCGTTTCGTTACGATGACTCAAAGAATCCTCGAATCCAAGCTCGTACGCATTCGTCGTGTTtatttgggtttgttttggttttattttgaatcAAGAGcgttttcataaattatctACACACCATCCTACTTATGCTTCTAGTTAAAGTGCTTTTTCGTCTTCATTTCCACTGTCCGTTTCCTACAGCAATATAAAAACAGCAATTCGTTAACGTCACAGTGCTACGTACGTCCGCTGATATTAGCGCTTCGGTTGGATGCATGCAAAATCACCAGGTCCTTATCAGCTGGTCTCCATTGGAACATCACAAACGGGGAGCTCGAGTCATCCAAGATGGTCTGATCAACGATCTGCGATCTGGCATTTCGCTACTTAATCCAAATTTAATCAAAGAACAAGGAACCACCCGTGGAAgattaacaaaacaaaaattacgaACACACACCTGGGACATCGATGTTTAGGTTGAACGTTTACACGAAGTAGAAATCaagagaaaataatttaactcCATTTGACTAGTTGTGTAAGTTTTGCAACTTTTCACAAGACGGTGTATTAATGTTTTGCGCCTTCTGGTACAGATCCCGATCGCCAAAGTTTCGCGCCTTCGTCAGCATAGTGTCCTCTGTAGCGGGAAATAGAAGCGAAACGGAGAAATGTGCATTAGTGACCAAACAATCGATTCCGCAGAGGCAAGCGGGCTTACTGTAATTTCGTTCTCGGTAGCACGAATGTTTTAGACTGTTTAAATAGTCCTCCTCTACCGATGCTTCCAGCCGACCAACGGAACCCTGATACTCGGAGTGGAAATTTTCCTTTACGTAGTACGGAATTTTCAGCTGATTCGTTTTGCGGGGCACCGAAAACTTCCTACAAAGGAAGGAAACGAGCGGATTACGTATCGTCCCGAGTCGCAGGCAACTGACACTGGCACTTACTGGCTAGGAGTGAGACTGTAGATTGGATCGGAAATGAAGAACGAAGACATCATTGACAGCGCAATAAGCAGAATGATGGGCAGAAGGTTGATGAATGCTGCAAAACCCGATTGTGGCTGAAAGGAAACAGTTTGTCGTTAGCAATTAGCTTGCAAGAGCTTTAAAAAGACCCGAGACTTACCTCacgatactgctgctgctcagctCGATGAAACCGTCTTTGGCGTGTGTAAACGTGTTGCGTCGGGATTTCGCCGCCGAAAAACATATTAAACAGTTCCTCGGCGGTGAACTCCGTTTCGAAGCCGCGCGAGTACGCGTAATCATACTGATAGCGTGTTCGGCGCGTGGTTGGTTGATGGTGCTCCTCGGAGCCATACAAATCATACGACTTTCGTTTCTCCGCGTCCGTGAGGATGGCCACCGCGTTACCGATCGCTTTGAATGATTCCACCGCACCCGGAGCATGGTTCTTATCCGGGTGCAGCTGTAATGCCAGCTTTTTGTACGCCTTCTTAATATCCGAGTCGGTTGCATCCTTCGTAACACCGAGCACTTCGTAATAATCTTTGCACCTACGGCAGAGTCACAACAAGGCGCGTAGTTAAGGGAACGAACCAAACCCAATGAGGCGCAGGTGCTACACACTTTTTAATCCGTTTCACCGCCTCAAGCTGTTCCGGTGTGTACTCAACcgtttcgttgcttttttCCGCCTTTGGCGCGTCTCCTTTGGCCGCATTGCGCTGCCGCACACCGTCGTCCGAAGTGTTACCAGACGTGGCATTTTCCGCATACGCTCCACATTTGATCTTATTGAGCAGTTCTACAATGCAAAGATGTTCAAGTCATCGAGAGTCAACACTTGTGATCCCGAATCAACGGCCAGCAGCGTACCTTCCGCCCGTTTGGTCGAATGGAGTGAAATCGACTTGCTCAGGAGCTTTTCCGCTTTCTCTATCTTCCCCTCGGCCAGGTACTTTACGGCCCGTTCCACACAGTCCTCGGCAGCTTCCTTGTTcatggtttatttttatcctccTCGAGGAGCTATCCCGAATAACCTTTCGAAGATTGGTAAcaagaggacgaagaagataAGAGAAGATTCTGCGACATCCGCACGCACCGCTGCAAGGCCAGCGAAGAACTTGGTGTACAAACTGCTCGGCCCCGAGCCCTAATCTTACTGCTTGTCCCGAATCCGGTCCGCGTGCCGCTGCGAAATAATGCCGTCTCACGGCGGATGCGGATGCGGTCgtagcaaagcgaaaacagcAACTTTGGCCAATTCTAATCGACACACTCGCAAATCGTCATTATCTTTCAAACCCCTGATTTGGAACGtcgcaaaagaaaagaacaaacaaaaaagtgacGTCCCAGTCAACAGCTGCTGTCACATGGTGCGAGTGCCTAGTGGTCATGCACTTCGTTCGAAGTAAACGGTTTGAACTCATTGAACACGGaacttttgattgttttgataaACATTGAAACTGTAAGCTCTATTTACAGAAACCGGAAAATTACAGCAACTGGATCATACAACAATATAGGAAGGAATACAATATGAAATTGACACTGGTAGCGGATTGCATGGCCGCTTCAATACGTTTCGTTTGAGCTTAATTTTAGCCAAGAACTATAAATAGAATACTCTACCATCCCCCTCGTCCAGTGCATCGAATCGTGTCAATGAAAGCACGGTTTCGGAGAAAGTGATAAGTCGTACAAACACATCCACATCCATGCACTTCGCGCACGGATGGACATACACGCGTTACTACCGGAAGGCAcaccggtgttccggtgtggcATCCTTATCGACCAAACAGCGCAGAATGAAGTTGCTCAACTCAAATGGCCCGACCGACGCTGGGCCCCACACTGATAGCTGGCAAAGCACCCGTTTGGGTGGCGTGGCTCTTGGAATGGCTTTTCCCCTTCGTCAAAAGTTTCGCGTGTCTTGCGCCTGACTACTCGAAGGTGATTTGTCATACCGGGCTCCATGCCGGCATTTGCCAGGGACTGCGCCTTTTTTCAAACCAATGCTTCGATGCCGATCGAAGTGAAACTCTTTTATCGGGTTAGTTTACAGTTTGTCTAGCATGGTAGTGCACCGAGTAGACCAGCGGCACTACCGATCAGCAGGAGTACATCTCAACAGAAGTgcaaaaccattcaaaacTAACGTGCTGAACATCACCTTCAATGCGGTCAAATCTGGGCCATCGTAATCCTACAAAGAACGTTGTGTTAGCGTGATAGTTGTTTTAGTTGAAAATATTGATACAAATAATCATAAGTGAGTGAAACTTTAGCACTACTCGAACAAAGATGCTCAATTCGGATTCGTTGAAATCTCCGGTTAATTCATACGTAAAGCTCATAATGCAGGCTGTAAAAGTTAGATTTTAAATCACACCGGCAGCGACGGGTACAATCTGATTCCGGGGCTGTGCAATTGATTTCATTACTAAAGTGTTGGAATCTCATTGAAAAAAGtgccgctcggtcggtcgggtaaagttcgtttgatttatgaaatgATGCACAGCGATTGACGGAAGGCGATGTTCCGCATGCATCGGTGGGCTTTCGTGGCTTCCGGACGATCCGGCGAGTGATTTCGGCGGCCATAACAAACGAATCACTATGACGGCGATGGTGTCGGTCGCGTGTAAATCGTAAGCCCAACGAACAGCAACGGCTAACGGCGGCATACTACCGAAATGGGTGACTTTGGCTCCGGTGAGTGTGTAGCTCTTTTTTCCCTCCTTCCTAACGCCTAGTGTCCTTAAACTGCTTTCATCGACTAAACCGAAAAAAGTGGCACTGTTAAGCAATCTTCTTTTCACTCAATTAAACACGACCGAGCGGTGATAGCAACACGCGGCAACGGCATTCATTTTTCAGCCGATTTTTACCATTAACCCGTTGATTGATGACTGCTGAAAGATATTTCCGACACCAGGAAGGTTGCGCTTAGACACCGCCATGGCCGGAACGTTTAATGACGATTTCTAGCAACAGAAAAACGGTACCGGCAAGCCCGGCGAACAGCAAAAGCCAGAAAGCCCCGGACGCCTGATCTAGGTTAACCTCCGGCATTTTGACCCCATTTTCGGGACACTCtggttttttggcaaaccaAAGTTTCCGTTGATACTGCAGCAACCCGTGTTCGGTGATCTTGAGCAGGGTAATGCGAAACGCCTCCTTGAACGGACTATCCTTCGCAAGGGCCAAATAGATGGACCTTTGCGGAACTAGCGCTATTTCCTGCAGCCGGCATCGATCGGCGTCGGTGAAAAGTCCTTAAACCAGACATGGGAAGAGAAACTCAAGTGAATAGGATAAAATCTGCAGCTTAGCCGGGAACGTACTATTTATCCAGCTGTAGGCTCGATGAGCATCGCAGAGAAAAGCCGTTCTGTTGCGAGCGATGAGTGATATCCCTTCGATAAGGTTGCAGTACGCGTCCCCGCTTGCGATCTTCAGCCTGACTAGATCCTCGTTATCGGTTTCCTAATATAAAGAAATGTTAGCCTGTTGATAGATTTTAGGCGAAGCTTTCGAAAGTCGTACGTAGTAATATTTTAGATTCTCGTCGTCATTTTCTGCAACGATGGTGAATTCGTTTTTCACCAGATCTCGGAACGTTGTAACAGTCTTAGAAGGAACCACCAG encodes the following:
- the LOC131207280 gene encoding ionotropic receptor 75a-like, translated to MAAIFDVSVVLFLHPEDASKRNIFLRPFSLQLWLAVVGLCVATGLLIHKMHDRPPGNRNRHNRSNEKYNISGLSLYVVEIFSQQGFTAPANSYGIRIMLQTIFVFAALLHQFYIAHMVGYLLVVPSKTVTTFRDLVKNEFTIVAENDDENLKYYYETDNEDLVRLKIASGDAYCNLIEGISLIARNRTAFLCDAHRAYSWINRLFTDADRCRLQEIALVPQRSIYLALAKDSPFKEAFRITLLKITEHGLLQYQRKLWFAKKPECPENGVKMPEVNLDQASGAFWLLLFAGLAGTVFLLLEIVIKRSGHGGV
- the LOC131211115 gene encoding dnaJ homolog subfamily B member 14-like, with protein sequence MNKEAAEDCVERAVKYLAEGKIEKAEKLLSKSISLHSTKRAEELLNKIKCGAYAENATSGNTSDDGVRQRNAAKGDAPKAEKSNETVEYTPEQLEAVKRIKKCKDYYEVLGVTKDATDSDIKKAYKKLALQLHPDKNHAPGAVESFKAIGNAVAILTDAEKRKSYDLYGSEEHHQPTTRRTRYQYDYAYSRGFETEFTAEELFNMFFGGEIPTQHVYTRQRRFHRAEQQQYREPQSGFAAFINLLPIILLIALSMMSSFFISDPIYSLTPSQKFSVPRKTNQLKIPYYVKENFHSEYQGSVGRLEASVEEDYLNSLKHSCYRERNYKDTMLTKARNFGDRDLYQKAQNINTPSCEKLQNLHN
- the LOC131207279 gene encoding intraflagellar transport protein 56 — translated: MDQILSRTKSESAKGNRSSAGSGNSRAVTIPSFEEFLLKRDYVGAKTVLQRSKDYDEVPEHLKQLWTGFCDFHIGEYKRAKILYEKIYAADGTLKDVALNICVCMFYLGMYDEAQKLVEELPQSPLKIRLLFHLAHKLSDEDHLMELHGSLRDVVEDQLSLAGMHYLRSHYQEAIDIYKRVLLDNKDLLALNVYVAICYYKLDYYDISQEVLELYLNQYPDSTIAINLKACNRFRLFNGRAAEQEIKHLVESGTFGADLIKHNLVVFRNGEGALQVLPHLIDIVPEARLNLAIHHLRRGEIQEAYQLMKEVQPTVPQEYILKGVVHAALGQETGSKEHLKNAQQCLHLVGGSASECDTIPGRQSMASAFFLYGQFEEVLVYLNSIRSYFVNDDIFNYNYAQAKAATGYYKEAEELLLQIHDISIKADSTFGMVLAKCHIHAGHADQAWNIFLTKDSTPDAFALLQLIANDSYRVGEFWVAAKAFDTLEKLDPNPEYWEGKRGACAGAVQAILAKRGSGAPPGGVSEIISLLRDSTNAQAEGMLRVVRRFASSIK